The following are from one region of the Pseudazoarcus pumilus genome:
- a CDS encoding ribbon-helix-helix domain-containing protein, producing the protein MRTIIDLPEDQYEALKSLAKREQASRAEVVRRALAEYLARRAPEAQDDAFGLWRDRAEDGLACQEKLRQEWDR; encoded by the coding sequence ATGCGCACCATCATCGACCTGCCGGAAGACCAGTACGAAGCCTTGAAGTCCCTCGCTAAGCGCGAGCAGGCCTCACGTGCCGAGGTGGTGCGCCGCGCACTGGCCGAGTATCTTGCGCGGCGTGCACCGGAGGCGCAGGACGACGCCTTCGGCCTGTGGCGTGACCGCGCCGAGGATGGCCTTGCCTGTCAGGAGAAGCTACGGCAGGAGTGGGATCGGTAA
- a CDS encoding DUF2442 domain-containing protein: MNEILRITSVTWVGGHRLSLRFSDGTSKVVDVWPLLNGPVFEPLREEAYFSRGTLDSVCGTVVWPNGADFAPEALKSLAAETASAT, encoded by the coding sequence ATGAACGAGATTCTTCGCATCACCAGCGTCACATGGGTTGGAGGGCATCGATTGTCACTGCGTTTCAGCGATGGCACGTCGAAGGTCGTTGACGTCTGGCCCCTACTCAATGGCCCGGTGTTCGAGCCGCTGCGCGAGGAAGCGTACTTTTCCAGGGGAACGCTGGACTCCGTCTGCGGAACGGTCGTCTGGCCCAATGGCGCGGATTTCGCGCCCGAGGCACTCAAATCGCTCGCGGCTGAAACGGCGAGCGCGACCTGA
- a CDS encoding DUF2971 domain-containing protein, with the protein MLNNNNYIDIDLNVKDQYIYRIISIDRLFELFLNKKNVLVSPKKWEDPFENFILKSKAKLPDGEMVDFGFRDDFYGQCWSRHKASDAMWRIYSPKSNGVRIRTTIPKLANSLATGLQPWQNVQCFIGKVKYLDNKKMMDFANTVFRGKINPEAYELAKTLLVKRPAFRHENEVRLLYFEKENSNPHGIYKYAIDPHDLIDQIMIDPRVDYPEFLKIKADIKSKTNFKGKILRSLLYAPPKNMVFPFGV; encoded by the coding sequence ATGTTGAACAACAATAACTACATTGATATCGATCTGAATGTGAAGGATCAATACATCTATCGAATTATTTCGATTGATCGCTTGTTTGAGCTTTTTTTAAATAAGAAGAATGTATTGGTAAGCCCAAAAAAATGGGAAGATCCATTCGAAAACTTTATATTAAAGTCAAAGGCTAAGCTGCCAGATGGAGAAATGGTTGATTTTGGATTTAGAGATGATTTCTATGGCCAATGCTGGTCTCGCCATAAGGCATCAGATGCCATGTGGAGAATCTACTCACCCAAATCTAATGGTGTAAGAATCAGAACAACCATTCCGAAGCTTGCCAATAGTTTGGCTACCGGACTTCAGCCTTGGCAGAACGTTCAGTGTTTTATCGGGAAGGTGAAATATCTAGATAACAAGAAAATGATGGATTTTGCTAATACTGTATTCAGGGGAAAAATCAATCCTGAAGCATATGAACTCGCAAAAACACTCCTTGTTAAGAGGCCGGCATTTAGGCATGAAAATGAGGTTCGTCTTTTATATTTCGAGAAGGAAAACAGCAATCCTCATGGGATCTATAAATACGCCATTGACCCTCATGATCTAATCGATCAAATAATGATTGATCCAAGGGTCGATTATCCAGAATTTCTAAAAATAAAAGCTGACATCAAATCCAAAACCAATTTCAAAGGCAAAATATTAAGGTCATTACTGTATGCTCCACCAAAGAACATGGTATTTCCCTTTGGCGTATAG
- a CDS encoding cupin domain-containing protein translates to MSGIVSGFRSSRIPLLVCALALLMPGLPAIAQPPPAEPALVRDADDPQLNWGACPAFLPAGCALAVLHGDPAADNVDVFLRVPGKSYLPAHWHTSAERMILVAGEMHVTYEGQEPLVFRQGSYAYGPPGRAHEATCVSDTPCVLFIAFESPLDAVPVESAR, encoded by the coding sequence ATGTCTGGCATTGTTTCCGGTTTTCGCTCGTCACGAATCCCCTTGCTTGTTTGCGCCTTGGCGCTGCTCATGCCGGGTCTGCCGGCGATCGCGCAGCCACCGCCTGCGGAGCCGGCGCTTGTCCGGGATGCGGACGACCCGCAGTTGAACTGGGGAGCCTGTCCCGCGTTCCTGCCGGCAGGTTGCGCTCTGGCCGTGCTGCATGGCGACCCCGCGGCCGACAATGTCGATGTCTTTCTCCGGGTGCCGGGCAAGTCGTATCTGCCCGCGCACTGGCACACCTCGGCCGAGCGCATGATCCTCGTGGCTGGTGAGATGCATGTCACCTACGAAGGTCAGGAGCCGCTGGTGTTCCGCCAGGGAAGCTACGCATACGGCCCGCCGGGGCGAGCGCACGAGGCCACCTGCGTGAGCGACACGCCCTGCGTCCTGTTCATTGCCTTCGAGTCTCCGCTCGACGCGGTGCCGGTCGAGTCCGCGAGGTAG
- the metH gene encoding methionine synthase, with the protein MQPDRSDELRTLMSERILVLDGGTGTMIQQYALSEREYRGEGVTDRFMAHPRDLKGDNDLLVITRPEVIVEIHRGYLEAGADIIETNTFNATRVSQAEYGLEDVAYEINVEGARIARELCDEYTAKDPARPRFVAGVLGPTSRTLSISPDVNDPGFRNISFEALFDDYYDSAKALMEGGSDLILIETVFDTLNAKVAVFALEQLFHDIGRRLPVMISGTITDASGRTLSGQTAEAFWNSLAHARPLSFGLNCALGAKELRQHVEELSHLCDTHVSAHPNAGLPNPLSPTGYDETPEELATAIREWAESGLLNIVGGCCGTTPEHIAAVAQAVAGLPPRKIPEIEKKARLSGLEPFNIGADSLFVNVGERTNVTGSRAFARMILEDRFDDALAVARQQVENGAQVIDINMDEAMLDSKAAMERFLKLIASEPDISRVPIMIDSSKWEVIEAGLKCIQGKGIVNSISMKEGEEEFLRQARLCRYYGAAVIVMAFDEKGQADTFKRKTEICKRAYELLTSVGFPPEDIIFDPNIFAIATGIEEHDNYAVDFIEAVAWIKQNLPHAKTSGGVSNVSFSFRGNDAVREAIHTVFLYHAVKAGLTMGIVNAGQLGVYDDLDPVLREKVEDVVLNRHPGAGEALVDLAQSVKGKAKESGPDLTWREMDVEQRLSHALVKGITEFVVEDTEEVRARYEAEGKPPLTVIEGPLMDGMSVVGDLFGAGKMFLPQVVKSARVMKTAVAHLIPYIEAEKLRTGATNKGRVIMATVKGDVHDIGKNIVGVVLGCNGYEVIDLGVMVPCEKILTAARENDAQVIGLSGLITPSLEEMSHVAAEMKRQGFDLPLLIGGATTSRAHTAIKIAPHYDHPVIYVPDASRAVGVVTSMLSEGQKTAYAAQIAADYERIREQHAAKKGVTLVKLEEARANRYRWDSVADYVPPVPTTLGVHAIDVPLAELVPYVDWAPFFQTWDLAGSYPKILDDEVVGETARGVFRDGQAMLDRVVRENLVQARAVFGLFPANTVGHDDIEIYESEARDTPLMTWHGLRQQHERPSGKPHWCLADFIADKDSGVPDYIGAFACTAGIGIEPHLEKYEAEHDDYQAIMLKSIADRLAEACAEWLHAQVRRKHWAYAADETLDNDALIKEQYRGIRPAPGYPACPDHTVKGALFDLLDAPHNAGMQLTESFAMMPAAAVSGFYFAHPESHYFAVPKIGRDQLEDWAERTAMSVKDAERWLAPLL; encoded by the coding sequence ATGCAGCCCGACCGTAGCGACGAACTCCGTACCCTGATGTCCGAGCGCATCCTCGTGCTCGACGGTGGCACGGGCACGATGATCCAGCAGTACGCGCTCTCGGAACGCGAGTACCGCGGCGAGGGCGTCACCGACCGCTTCATGGCGCACCCGCGCGATCTCAAGGGCGACAACGACCTGCTGGTGATCACGCGCCCGGAGGTCATCGTCGAGATCCACCGAGGCTATCTCGAGGCCGGCGCCGACATCATCGAGACCAACACCTTCAACGCCACGCGCGTGTCGCAGGCCGAATACGGGCTGGAAGATGTCGCGTACGAGATCAACGTCGAGGGCGCACGCATCGCGCGCGAGCTGTGCGACGAATACACCGCGAAAGACCCGGCCAGGCCGCGCTTCGTGGCCGGCGTGCTGGGCCCGACCTCGCGCACGCTGTCGATCTCGCCCGACGTCAACGACCCGGGTTTCCGCAACATCAGCTTCGAGGCACTGTTCGACGACTACTACGACTCGGCCAAGGCGCTGATGGAGGGTGGCTCGGATCTGATCCTGATCGAGACGGTGTTCGACACGCTCAACGCCAAGGTCGCGGTGTTCGCGCTCGAGCAGCTCTTCCACGACATCGGCCGGCGGCTGCCGGTAATGATCTCCGGCACCATCACCGATGCATCGGGCCGCACGCTCTCGGGCCAGACGGCCGAGGCCTTCTGGAACTCGCTCGCGCACGCACGGCCGCTGTCCTTCGGGCTGAACTGCGCGCTCGGTGCCAAGGAATTGCGCCAGCACGTCGAGGAACTCTCGCACCTGTGCGACACGCATGTGTCCGCCCACCCCAACGCCGGCCTGCCCAACCCGCTCTCGCCCACCGGCTACGACGAAACGCCGGAGGAGCTGGCGACCGCGATCCGCGAATGGGCCGAATCCGGCCTGCTCAACATCGTCGGCGGCTGTTGCGGCACCACGCCCGAGCACATCGCCGCAGTCGCGCAGGCCGTGGCGGGCCTGCCGCCGAGAAAGATCCCGGAGATCGAGAAGAAGGCCCGGCTGTCGGGCCTGGAGCCGTTCAACATCGGCGCGGACTCGCTGTTCGTGAATGTGGGCGAGCGCACCAACGTCACCGGCTCGCGCGCCTTCGCGCGCATGATCCTCGAGGACCGCTTCGACGACGCGCTGGCCGTTGCGCGCCAGCAGGTGGAGAACGGTGCGCAGGTCATCGACATCAACATGGACGAGGCCATGCTCGATTCCAAGGCCGCGATGGAGCGCTTCCTCAAGCTCATCGCGTCCGAGCCGGACATCTCGCGCGTGCCCATCATGATCGACTCGTCCAAGTGGGAGGTGATCGAGGCCGGCCTCAAGTGCATCCAGGGCAAGGGCATCGTCAACTCCATCTCGATGAAGGAGGGCGAGGAAGAATTCCTGCGCCAGGCGCGTCTGTGCCGCTATTACGGCGCCGCCGTCATCGTCATGGCCTTCGACGAGAAGGGCCAGGCGGACACCTTCAAGCGAAAGACCGAGATCTGCAAGCGCGCCTACGAGCTGCTCACCAGCGTCGGCTTTCCGCCCGAAGACATCATCTTCGACCCCAACATCTTCGCCATCGCCACCGGCATCGAGGAACACGACAACTACGCCGTGGACTTCATCGAGGCCGTGGCGTGGATCAAGCAGAACCTGCCGCACGCCAAGACCAGCGGCGGCGTGTCGAACGTGTCCTTCAGCTTCCGCGGCAACGACGCCGTGCGCGAGGCCATCCACACCGTGTTCCTGTACCACGCGGTCAAGGCGGGCCTGACCATGGGCATCGTCAACGCCGGCCAGCTCGGCGTGTACGACGATCTCGACCCGGTGCTGCGCGAGAAGGTCGAGGACGTGGTGCTCAATCGCCACCCCGGCGCCGGAGAGGCGCTGGTCGATCTGGCGCAGTCGGTCAAGGGCAAGGCGAAGGAATCCGGCCCGGATCTCACCTGGCGCGAGATGGACGTCGAGCAGCGTCTGTCGCATGCGCTGGTCAAGGGCATCACAGAATTCGTCGTCGAAGATACCGAGGAAGTGCGCGCCCGATACGAGGCCGAGGGCAAGCCGCCGTTGACGGTGATCGAAGGCCCGCTGATGGACGGCATGAGCGTGGTCGGCGATCTCTTCGGCGCGGGCAAGATGTTCCTGCCGCAGGTGGTCAAGTCCGCCCGCGTCATGAAGACCGCCGTGGCGCATCTGATCCCCTACATCGAGGCCGAGAAGCTGCGCACCGGCGCGACCAACAAGGGCCGCGTCATCATGGCCACCGTCAAGGGCGACGTGCACGACATCGGCAAGAACATCGTCGGCGTGGTGCTCGGCTGCAACGGCTACGAAGTCATCGACCTGGGCGTGATGGTGCCGTGTGAGAAGATCCTCACCGCCGCGCGCGAGAACGACGCGCAGGTGATCGGCCTGTCCGGCCTCATCACGCCGTCGCTCGAAGAGATGAGCCACGTCGCCGCCGAGATGAAGCGTCAGGGCTTCGATCTGCCGCTGCTCATCGGCGGCGCCACCACCAGCCGCGCCCACACCGCGATCAAGATCGCGCCGCACTACGACCATCCGGTGATCTACGTGCCCGACGCCTCGCGCGCGGTCGGCGTGGTCACCTCCATGCTCTCCGAAGGCCAGAAGACCGCCTACGCCGCGCAGATCGCCGCCGACTACGAGCGGATCCGCGAACAGCACGCCGCCAAGAAGGGCGTGACGCTGGTCAAGCTGGAAGAGGCGCGCGCCAACCGCTACCGCTGGGACAGCGTCGCCGACTACGTGCCGCCGGTGCCGACGACGCTGGGCGTGCACGCCATCGACGTGCCGCTGGCCGAACTCGTGCCCTACGTCGACTGGGCCCCGTTCTTTCAGACCTGGGATCTGGCCGGCAGCTACCCGAAGATCCTGGACGACGAAGTCGTCGGCGAGACCGCGCGCGGCGTCTTCCGCGACGGCCAGGCCATGCTCGATCGCGTGGTGCGCGAGAACCTCGTCCAGGCCCGCGCCGTGTTCGGCCTGTTCCCGGCCAACACCGTCGGCCATGACGACATCGAGATCTACGAGAGCGAGGCGCGCGACACGCCGCTGATGACCTGGCACGGCCTGCGCCAGCAGCACGAACGCCCCTCCGGCAAGCCCCACTGGTGCCTGGCCGACTTCATCGCCGACAAGGATTCCGGCGTGCCCGACTACATCGGCGCCTTCGCCTGTACCGCCGGCATCGGCATCGAACCGCATCTGGAAAAGTACGAGGCCGAGCACGACGACTACCAGGCCATCATGCTCAAGTCCATCGCCGACCGCCTGGCCGAAGCCTGCGCCGAATGGCTGCACGCCCAGGTCCGCCGCAAGCACTGGGCCTACGCCGCCGACGAGACGCTCGACAACGACGCCCTCATCAAGGAGCAATACCGCGGCATCCGCCCCGCCCCCGGCTACCCCGCCTGCCCGGACCACACCGTCAAGGGCGCGCTGTTCGACCTGCTCGACGCCCCGCACAACGCCGGCATGCAACTCACCGAGAGTTTCGCGATGATGCCCGCAGCCGCCGTGTCAGGCTTCTACTTCGCCCATCCCGAGTCCCACTACTTCGCCGTCCCCAAGATCGGCCGCGACCAGCTCGAAGACTGGGCCGAGCGCACCGCCATGAGCGTAAAGGACGCCGAACGCTGGCTGGCGCCGCTGCTCTGA
- a CDS encoding class I SAM-dependent methyltransferase: MKAAQAFWDKAAPRYAKIRIRDETSYRRKVEITQQYLRPDWSVLEFGCGTGSTAIEHAPHVRHILATDVSGRMLEIAQDKARAAGIDNITFRCGTLDSAELPAGGFDAVLGLNVLHLLEDVAGAIARVHHLLRPGGMFVSSTALVGELKLHWRMAIPLMQTLGLAPHVSRIKHAELCAMLADAGFVIEHDWQPGRASAFIVARRPE, from the coding sequence ATGAAGGCAGCGCAGGCATTCTGGGACAAGGCTGCCCCGCGCTACGCGAAGATCCGCATCCGCGACGAGACGAGCTACCGGCGCAAGGTCGAAATCACGCAGCAATACCTTCGACCCGACTGGTCAGTGCTGGAGTTCGGCTGCGGCACGGGCAGCACCGCCATCGAGCACGCGCCGCACGTGCGTCACATCCTGGCCACCGACGTTTCCGGCCGCATGCTGGAGATCGCGCAGGACAAGGCGCGTGCGGCCGGCATCGACAACATCACCTTCCGCTGCGGCACGCTGGACTCTGCCGAGCTGCCCGCCGGCGGTTTCGATGCCGTGCTGGGGCTCAACGTGCTGCATCTGCTCGAGGACGTCGCGGGCGCGATCGCGCGCGTGCATCACCTGCTGCGGCCCGGCGGGATGTTCGTGTCGAGTACGGCGCTGGTCGGTGAGCTGAAGCTGCACTGGCGAATGGCGATTCCGTTGATGCAGACGCTCGGGCTGGCACCGCACGTGAGCCGCATCAAACATGCAGAACTGTGCGCGATGCTCGCCGACGCGGGCTTCGTCATCGAGCACGACTGGCAGCCGGGCCGCGCATCGGCCTTCATCGTCGCGCGCAGGCCGGAATGA
- a CDS encoding nucleoside deaminase, producing MDTFMRAAIDEARKGLAEGGIPIGSVIVHDGRIIGRGHNRRVQQGSAILHGEMDAFENAGRQPAAVYRDSVIYTTLSPCAMCSGAILLYGIPRIVIGENRSFMGEEELLKSRGVQVDVLQDAECEALMREFIAQRPDLWNEDIGEESA from the coding sequence ATGGACACATTCATGCGCGCTGCCATCGACGAGGCCCGCAAGGGCCTGGCCGAGGGCGGCATCCCCATCGGCTCGGTCATCGTGCACGACGGCCGCATCATCGGCCGCGGCCACAACCGCCGCGTGCAGCAGGGCAGCGCCATCCTGCACGGCGAGATGGACGCCTTCGAGAACGCCGGCCGCCAGCCCGCCGCCGTGTATCGCGACAGCGTGATCTACACCACGCTCTCCCCCTGCGCGATGTGCAGCGGCGCGATCCTGCTCTACGGCATCCCGCGCATCGTCATCGGCGAGAACCGCAGCTTCATGGGCGAGGAGGAACTGCTCAAGAGCCGCGGCGTGCAGGTCGACGTGCTGCAGGACGCCGAATGCGAGGCGCTGATGCGCGAGTTCATCGCGCAGCGGCCCGATCTGTGGAATGAGGATATCGGCGAGGAATCCGCCTGA
- a CDS encoding DUF6435 family protein, translated as MFGLFRKDPRKALQQQYQQKLEQAMQYQRNGDIMNYSLLSAEAAELEKQLQAMDEAK; from the coding sequence ATGTTCGGACTGTTCAGGAAAGACCCTCGCAAGGCCCTGCAGCAGCAATACCAGCAGAAACTCGAGCAGGCCATGCAGTACCAGCGCAACGGCGACATCATGAATTACTCGCTGCTCAGCGCCGAAGCGGCCGAACTGGAAAAGCAGTTGCAGGCGATGGACGAGGCGAAGTGA
- a CDS encoding zinc metallopeptidase codes for MARLLIVFIPLILLAIWLPGWWVRRTMEHYSEPADRYYGSGAQLARLLLDRHGLPDVKVEATERGDHYDPLARAVRLSPHNYEKHSLTAVTVAAHEVGHAIQHAEGYVPLQTREHLVRLATAGQRLGAMIMVAVPVITVITRHPAPGLVFIVAGLLSMGLAALVHLVTLPTEMDASFRRALPMLEKGRYLHESDYPHARRILEAAAMTYVAQSLMSFINIAAWLRFLRR; via the coding sequence ATGGCTCGGTTGCTCATCGTCTTCATTCCCTTGATTCTGCTAGCCATCTGGCTACCCGGCTGGTGGGTAAGGCGTACGATGGAACACTATAGTGAGCCTGCAGACCGCTACTACGGAAGTGGCGCACAGCTGGCCCGTCTACTGCTCGATCGACATGGTCTCCCGGACGTCAAGGTCGAAGCCACGGAGCGCGGCGATCATTACGATCCCCTGGCGCGCGCGGTCCGCCTGTCCCCGCACAACTACGAAAAGCACTCGCTCACCGCAGTGACGGTCGCAGCGCATGAGGTCGGGCATGCGATCCAGCATGCCGAAGGCTATGTGCCGCTGCAGACCCGCGAACACCTCGTTCGCCTGGCAACTGCGGGGCAACGCCTGGGCGCGATGATCATGGTCGCAGTGCCCGTGATAACGGTCATCACCCGTCATCCCGCGCCCGGTCTGGTGTTCATCGTCGCCGGTCTGCTGTCGATGGGGCTGGCGGCGCTGGTGCACCTGGTCACGTTGCCCACCGAGATGGATGCGAGCTTCCGGAGGGCATTGCCGATGCTGGAGAAGGGGCGATATCTGCACGAATCGGACTACCCTCATGCGCGACGCATCCTCGAAGCGGCTGCGATGACCTATGTTGCGCAATCGCTGATGAGCTTCATCAACATCGCTGCATGGCTCAGGTTTCTGCGGCGGTAG
- a CDS encoding helix-turn-helix domain-containing protein produces the protein MRNYLPAKKRVDVTPGESVRIIRELQGLSQTQLSALCGIPQTTISSIENGRVNLGVERAKTLAVALHCHPAVLVFPGWQLDTAA, from the coding sequence ATGCGCAACTACCTACCCGCCAAGAAACGCGTGGACGTGACTCCGGGGGAGTCCGTCCGCATCATCCGCGAGCTTCAGGGACTGAGCCAGACGCAACTGTCTGCGCTTTGCGGCATCCCTCAGACGACGATTTCCAGCATCGAGAATGGTCGCGTGAACCTCGGCGTAGAGCGTGCCAAAACCCTCGCCGTGGCCCTGCACTGCCATCCGGCCGTCCTGGTTTTCCCGGGGTGGCAACTCGACACGGCCGCCTGA
- a CDS encoding IS30 family transposase, producing the protein MQRNYTHLSAEDRGLIMAEQLRGSSGARIARMLGRCRSTISRELSRNRASDGSYRASIAGSAYRRRRQASVRRLKLMEGSALYGFVRHKLLDRYWSPQQIAARLRQMHPDDPTWQVSHETIYASIYAHPKGALRQGMIAALRQSKPARGRPRRSAARPGGLPIAEALRIHNRPEEIESRQLPGHWEGDFIKGAFNRSAVGTLVERKSRFVVLCKMDGCSAEAALEGFTRQMKKMPAFLRESLTYDRGSEMARHEELARRLKLDIWFADPYSPWQRGSNENTNGLLRQFLPKGADLSQVSQIQLNAIARLMNGRPRQTLEWKTPEEVMAQDIAQFRNRVALDS; encoded by the coding sequence ATGCAGAGAAACTACACACACTTGTCGGCTGAGGATCGCGGTTTGATCATGGCGGAACAACTGCGCGGCAGCTCGGGAGCGCGCATTGCGAGAATGCTGGGCCGCTGCCGTTCGACGATTTCGCGCGAGTTGAGCCGTAATCGGGCGTCGGATGGCAGCTACCGGGCCAGCATCGCTGGGAGCGCGTACCGGCGCCGTCGTCAGGCCAGCGTGCGGCGATTGAAGCTGATGGAAGGTTCGGCGCTGTATGGTTTTGTGCGCCACAAGCTGCTCGACCGCTACTGGTCGCCGCAACAGATCGCTGCCAGACTGCGCCAGATGCATCCCGACGACCCCACCTGGCAGGTCAGCCACGAGACGATTTACGCGAGCATCTACGCGCATCCGAAAGGGGCTTTGCGCCAGGGCATGATCGCCGCGCTGCGCCAATCCAAGCCCGCGCGCGGTCGCCCGCGCCGGAGCGCGGCCCGTCCTGGTGGGCTGCCCATTGCCGAGGCGCTGCGCATCCACAACCGCCCGGAGGAAATCGAGTCCCGCCAGTTGCCCGGGCACTGGGAAGGGGATTTCATCAAGGGTGCGTTTAATCGCTCGGCCGTGGGTACGCTGGTCGAGCGCAAGAGCCGCTTCGTGGTGTTGTGCAAGATGGACGGTTGCAGCGCCGAGGCGGCGCTGGAGGGTTTCACGCGGCAGATGAAGAAGATGCCGGCCTTCCTGCGCGAGAGCCTGACCTATGACCGGGGCAGCGAGATGGCGCGTCATGAGGAGTTGGCCCGGCGACTGAAGCTGGACATCTGGTTTGCCGACCCGTACAGCCCTTGGCAGCGTGGCAGCAACGAGAACACCAACGGCCTGCTACGCCAGTTCCTGCCAAAGGGCGCTGACCTGTCGCAAGTCAGCCAGATCCAGCTCAACGCCATTGCCCGGCTGATGAACGGACGACCCAGACAGACGCTGGAATGGAAAACACCGGAAGAAGTCATGGCGCAGGACATCGCTCAATTTCGCAACCGTGTTGCACTTGATTCTTGA
- a CDS encoding DUF2806 domain-containing protein: MSDDKSTSLVNLGDLSKPANTLIEKVSSAIGGIFEPWQIKRVAKAEAEAGLIRAKTEIEITDLHRRAMHRFVEEEANRQENMEEITRKSLPHLAEESNPENMENDWVTNFFDKSRIVSDEEMQSIWAQVLAGEANTPGSFSKRTVNLLGDLDKRDAELFQTLCRFGWIFGKFTPLVFDTQDKIYNNLGINFASLSHLDSLGLIQFGGVSGFNRQRLPKNFSVSYCGQVLPLTMNKETDNTLSIGKVLLTQAGQELARVVKVPGVDGFYDYVKEKWKAHIPSDEST, encoded by the coding sequence ATGTCAGACGACAAATCAACGTCATTAGTAAATCTTGGTGACCTTTCGAAGCCAGCTAATACCTTAATTGAAAAGGTGTCTTCTGCAATTGGTGGAATTTTTGAGCCATGGCAGATTAAGCGTGTAGCTAAGGCCGAAGCTGAAGCAGGCTTGATCAGGGCGAAGACAGAAATTGAAATAACAGATTTACATCGTCGAGCTATGCACAGGTTCGTTGAGGAGGAAGCCAATCGGCAAGAGAATATGGAAGAAATAACCAGAAAATCTCTTCCTCACCTAGCTGAGGAGTCGAATCCAGAAAACATGGAAAATGATTGGGTTACTAATTTCTTTGACAAATCCAGAATTGTGTCCGATGAAGAGATGCAGAGTATATGGGCGCAAGTTCTGGCTGGCGAAGCAAACACGCCTGGCTCATTTTCTAAACGCACAGTGAACCTGCTTGGAGATCTCGACAAACGAGATGCGGAACTATTTCAGACGTTGTGCAGGTTCGGATGGATTTTCGGAAAATTCACTCCATTAGTCTTTGATACCCAAGACAAGATCTACAACAATCTTGGTATTAATTTTGCGAGCTTGTCACACCTGGATAGTTTGGGGCTCATTCAGTTTGGCGGCGTATCAGGCTTTAACAGGCAACGGCTGCCTAAGAATTTTTCAGTTTCCTATTGCGGGCAAGTTTTGCCATTAACGATGAACAAAGAGACAGACAATACACTTTCTATTGGCAAGGTGTTGCTAACGCAGGCAGGTCAAGAGTTAGCGCGGGTCGTTAAAGTACCTGGCGTTGACGGGTTTTATGACTACGTTAAAGAAAAATGGAAGGCGCACATTCCGAGCGATGAAAGCACTTAA
- a CDS encoding DUF1622 domain-containing protein — translation MPEFVEPFALGSAALLEALGVAIITLIALYGLGIAIRELAIRGADRDLVFQELRERLGRGILLGLEFLIAADIIYTVAVDLSFESVGALAIIVFIRTFLSFTLEVELTGRWPWQKAAAEQKRDD, via the coding sequence ATGCCCGAATTCGTCGAACCGTTCGCACTGGGAAGCGCTGCGCTGCTGGAGGCGCTGGGCGTTGCCATCATTACCTTGATTGCCTTGTACGGCCTGGGCATCGCCATCCGCGAACTGGCCATTCGCGGCGCCGACCGGGATCTCGTCTTCCAGGAATTGCGCGAGCGCCTGGGGCGCGGGATCCTGCTCGGGCTGGAATTCCTGATCGCCGCCGACATCATCTATACGGTGGCGGTCGACCTGTCGTTCGAATCGGTCGGGGCGCTCGCCATCATCGTTTTCATCCGCACGTTCCTGAGCTTCACGCTGGAAGTGGAACTGACCGGCCGCTGGCCGTGGCAGAAGGCCGCCGCCGAACAAAAGCGCGATGACTGA
- a CDS encoding type II toxin-antitoxin system VapC family toxin encodes MKALFDTNILIDYLNGVDAARREINRYEQCLISPITWMEVMVGADPGTDISVRAFLARFSQVPVTSEVAEQAVELRRRHRLRLPDAIIWASARVEGALLVTRDIKDFRADAADVRVPYRV; translated from the coding sequence ATGAAGGCGCTATTCGATACCAACATCCTGATCGACTACCTCAACGGCGTGGATGCCGCGCGCCGCGAGATCAATCGTTATGAGCAGTGTCTGATCAGCCCGATCACCTGGATGGAAGTCATGGTCGGAGCCGACCCGGGAACCGACATCTCCGTACGGGCCTTCCTCGCCCGGTTCTCTCAAGTCCCGGTCACGTCTGAAGTCGCCGAGCAGGCCGTCGAACTGCGGCGCCGGCATCGCCTGCGCCTGCCCGACGCCATAATCTGGGCGAGCGCTCGGGTCGAGGGCGCACTGCTCGTCACCCGCGATATCAAAGACTTCCGCGCAGATGCGGCCGATGTCCGTGTGCCTTACCGCGTCTAA